CATCGATTCCTGGCTGACCATGTGTGCAAAAAGGCGGCAGCGGCGGCAACTGTGGTGGAGGGTAAGGGAAGATGGAATGACAGGTTTTTGGCTGCTATGGCTTCGAGGAATGGAAAAGATTGTGGAAGCAAGAGCGGGCATGGTTCTGCGTCTACTCCCAGTACACCTTCATCTGTTAAAGCATATTGATAAAGATTGTTTACACGTGTTTTAGATTTAGTTTTACAATTcattatagaaaaattattttgataaagattATCTGACAGAATGTTGGTAATTGATTGTGTGCTTTCAATGATCTTAATCATCTCTCCAATCCAGCTAGTTAATTAAGCATTACATTCACCATTGAATATCACAATTGCATAGAACTCATGTTTTTTGCTATGTTTACAGCATAGTGGAGTGGAGTTGTATTGGGTGAATTTATACTCCAAAAAGTCTAAACAAATTTTGCACCTCAGACATGCTATaattattgaaaacaaaatttgcaCCAGTGAACCTATGTTTCCGGTCAAGCAAGCAGAAATTATCATATAGACCTTCTCACCTTTGCAATATCCTATAGATTGAATATGCTTTCGGGTTGGTTTGGATTAGCTCTTAGCTTTCAGCCTTTTAAACTATTTGCTTGTGtacagtctttttttttttttaaataatttttaaacctCACTCATACAGGTAGGTACAATTATACTTTTGCCaagtttcaataaaaagataatcctaacacaaacgaATCATTCCAAATCAATATgcaaaatgagaaaaaagatTATCTTGATTAAACAAATAGTTAGATGTTTCACTAGCACAACCGTCCATATCCCATTACATATAAACcgtttcatttttttctccatGACATAGATTTCAGGTTCTTGAAAAGCAACACACTCATATCTCCACCTAAAAAATACTTACACTCCCCATGCTTGTCAATATTTACTCGAGCTATAAGTAACAGATGTAACAAATACTCTCCAAAGTGCAGCCAATAAATGTTTGCAGCTATGGTTGTTCTCGTCTGGAACGAGGCCACAGAGCAAGAAGAATCTTCTTTCTTGGTCCCTGCATGTCAAACAGCTTTTGTGAGAACAGATTAATTGTTTTCCATTGGACATCTATACATGAAATGAAGATGATATACAAGTCAGTTCATGGTGATTGACCAGTAAAGGGGCCTGCCTTTCAGCTGCAGTCAGTAGTCAGTATTTACACTGAGCTGAACTTATTTCCGTACAATTTATTGGGCTCACATTAGActaaaagaattttgaacaaCCCCTACGTGATAATGTTTCTTTTAGCTGCAGTCAGTACTCAGTATTTACACCAAGCTGAGCTTATTTCCATACAAATCATCGAGCTCAAAGTAGCAAGAATTGTGAACATCCAACATGAaccgagaaaaaaaaaaacctcaaggTAGAATAAGAAAATCATGATAACATAAATAAGCAACACAGAGGGGGTTCAAGCCTGTAGCTTATTTGATGCTTTTATGTTATTGAAAGGTACCAATAAAATGACTTTTTCGcagcaaaacaaaataaaacagtTGTCAAATTTTAAGAGAGTGAAAGCAAGGTACCATTGGTATCCCCATATCTTTGAGGTCCTTATCACCCATCTGCTTCAATGCAGTCATGTCCACCTATGATCAGATGAACCAAGTattaaattaatgatttttgtttatGCATATCCCAGTCACCACTCTGTACAGATTACAGACTGATATTGCTATTGCTTGAAACATAAAACATCACAACAAATCTATCTTACTCTCTCAGAAATCACATCACTGGCTTATACTTTCCATTCAAAATATGGGAAGGTCAAACATTCACCACAGAATAACTTATCCTCaggaaatttttctttcaaaagattGGATAGATGCAGGTTACTTACCTCTTCAGCCCGGAAAATAATGTTATATTTCCCCAAACCAAGTGATTGCAACAGGCTAGTGACAGTGTGAGATTCCTCCACCTTTTAAAATTCCATTCAACAGAGCATGATTAATACATAACATTAGATGACCAACAGCAATTGTACACAACCATTAATCTAGATAAACTCACAAATACAAACCAAATCCTCTTAAATTAAGCTAAAACAGTGTAGCAGGGGGAAAAAATCATACCGAATGAAAACTTTTCTTCCCAATGCCACCTATTGGTGTGAGCTGCATAACTAGCTCTGAAGTATCAGGACCTTTGACAGTTAAAGGTCCTGTTGGCCTAGAAGCACCATCATTGCTTAAAATCCATCTAGTTCTTGATTTATCAGGTGCCCTTAGCGATGGTACTTGGTGCAGCTCATCGAAATTTCTTTGTGGTGAGAGTCCCCtagaagatttcagatttctaTTTGGGGATCTAGGTCTTTCTGTGGCTCGCCACAAAAAAGTATGTCCTTTTAATTCAGACCTTTGCTGCTGCATGTTATTATGCCTAGCAGGCTGAATAGTTTTTGACAACTTTTGACTTTGGTCcatcttccttctctcttcaaAAACCCTTGGAACTCgcttcatctttcttttgtttatcaGTTTCAAACGCAGATCATTTGGACTCATCCGGGAATCTTTACATGAATCAGGGCATCAGAGTTAGTGCAGTGAAACATATAAAGAACTAGAAACgatataaaaagattatataataaaagagtCACCATGCACTCCAATGTCACCGCGACCCCGATTGATACCATTGCCTTGCTGCCTGTAAATGACATACACCCATCAATAttaaactaaaaacattttttgtaacAACTGAATCAGAAACATGGACAACTAATTCTATGAATACCATAAACCAATCC
This genomic stretch from Castanea sativa cultivar Marrone di Chiusa Pesio chromosome 1, ASM4071231v1 harbors:
- the LOC142620653 gene encoding uncharacterized protein LOC142620653 isoform X1 → MSKPRVTITLGRSGGQVVKGEGNRSGYAHARPRTNGSKWSREERFRSNANGFWSMNKRQQGNGINRGRGDIGVHDSRMSPNDLRLKLINKRKMKRVPRVFEERRKMDQSQKLSKTIQPARHNNMQQQRSELKGHTFLWRATERPRSPNRNLKSSRGLSPQRNFDELHQVPSLRAPDKSRTRWILSNDGASRPTGPLTVKGPDTSELVMQLTPIGGIGKKSFHSVEESHTVTSLLQSLGLGKYNIIFRAEEVDMTALKQMGDKDLKDMGIPMGPRKKILLALWPRSRREQP
- the LOC142620653 gene encoding uncharacterized protein LOC142620653 isoform X2, whose translation is MLYSVASKLERRDRFLNLGYSRGQQGNGINRGRGDIGVHDSRMSPNDLRLKLINKRKMKRVPRVFEERRKMDQSQKLSKTIQPARHNNMQQQRSELKGHTFLWRATERPRSPNRNLKSSRGLSPQRNFDELHQVPSLRAPDKSRTRWILSNDGASRPTGPLTVKGPDTSELVMQLTPIGGIGKKSFHSVEESHTVTSLLQSLGLGKYNIIFRAEEVDMTALKQMGDKDLKDMGIPMGPRKKILLALWPRSRREQP